Proteins from one Dermacentor variabilis isolate Ectoservices chromosome 1, ASM5094787v1, whole genome shotgun sequence genomic window:
- the LOC142563705 gene encoding uncharacterized protein LOC142563705 isoform X1 has product MSGSDEADVYEVEKILKHRIRGQGKKKIEEYLIRWKNFGPSEDTWEPRKNLLDCEELLIEYEKSLAKAANLPKNEGTEGTELMPTPPPQKSPRHFDSVLEVSASKTLEAAEIITRRRLQIGQWQQEKNVIELSRQPKRANSAWRS; this is encoded by the exons ATGTCCGGTTCTGACGAAGCAGATGTTTATGAG GTGGAGAAGATACTAAAGCACCGGATCCGTGGCCagggcaaaaagaaaattgaagagtaTCTTATAAGGTGGAAAAACTTCGGTCCGAGTGAAGATACTTGGGAACCTAGGAAGAACCTGTTGGATTGTGAGGAACTGTTAATAGAATATGAAAAAAGCTTGGCCAAGGCAGCG AACCTGCCGAAGAATGAAGGGACTGAAGGGACAGAACTGATGCCTACACCACCACCACAAAAGTCGCCAAGACACTTTGACAGTGTTTTGGAAGTGTCCGCTAGCAAG ACATTGGAGGCCGCTGAAATCATTACTCGGCGACGTCTGCAAATTGGCCAGTGGCAGCAAGAGAAAAAT GTTATCGAGCTATCTCGGCAACCAAAGAGGGCAAACTCGGCCTGGCGGTCCTAG
- the LOC142563705 gene encoding uncharacterized protein LOC142563705 isoform X2 has protein sequence MSGSDEADVYEVEKILKHRIRGQGKKKIEEYLIRWKNFGPSEDTWEPRKNLLDCEELLIEYEKSLAKAANLPKNEGTEGTELMPTPPPQKSPRHFDSVLEVSASKTLEAAEIITRRRLQIGQWQQEKNFLAASGGGLTE, from the exons ATGTCCGGTTCTGACGAAGCAGATGTTTATGAG GTGGAGAAGATACTAAAGCACCGGATCCGTGGCCagggcaaaaagaaaattgaagagtaTCTTATAAGGTGGAAAAACTTCGGTCCGAGTGAAGATACTTGGGAACCTAGGAAGAACCTGTTGGATTGTGAGGAACTGTTAATAGAATATGAAAAAAGCTTGGCCAAGGCAGCG AACCTGCCGAAGAATGAAGGGACTGAAGGGACAGAACTGATGCCTACACCACCACCACAAAAGTCGCCAAGACACTTTGACAGTGTTTTGGAAGTGTCCGCTAGCAAG ACATTGGAGGCCGCTGAAATCATTACTCGGCGACGTCTGCAAATTGGCCAGTGGCAGCAAGAGAAAAAT